One region of Tumebacillus amylolyticus genomic DNA includes:
- a CDS encoding NAD-dependent epimerase/dehydratase family protein: protein MKKTALVLGGTRFFGKHLVESLLEQGIDVTVATRGQSEDSFGDRVTRLTVDRLDRDSLASALEGKSYDLVYDQICYGPTDAQNAVDVLSGKVGRYVFTSTLSVYDATGEIWSESGFAPCTYDIKYGPYTEFSYTEGKRLAEAVFFQKADFPVVAVRIPIVVGLDDYTRRLHFHVEHVAQEVAFEMPNLDAEMNFITSQEAGNFIAWCGTADIKGPVNACANGTIAMRDLLALIEETTGKKALVQAGAEGSPYGVPTTWAMNTAKAQNAGYTFTNLNDWLPQLVRDLAAGK, encoded by the coding sequence ATGAAGAAAACCGCTCTCGTCCTTGGCGGCACCCGCTTTTTTGGCAAGCATCTCGTAGAATCCTTGTTGGAACAGGGCATCGACGTCACCGTCGCAACCCGCGGTCAAAGCGAGGACTCCTTCGGTGATCGTGTTACGCGTCTGACCGTCGACCGCCTCGACCGCGACTCGCTCGCGTCCGCTCTGGAAGGCAAGTCCTACGACCTCGTTTACGACCAGATCTGCTACGGCCCGACCGATGCGCAAAACGCCGTCGATGTCCTGAGCGGCAAAGTCGGCCGTTATGTATTTACGTCGACCCTGTCCGTCTACGATGCAACCGGAGAGATTTGGTCCGAATCAGGCTTCGCCCCGTGCACCTACGATATCAAATACGGCCCGTACACCGAGTTTTCGTACACCGAAGGCAAACGCCTCGCCGAAGCCGTGTTCTTCCAAAAAGCGGACTTCCCCGTCGTCGCCGTCCGCATCCCGATCGTCGTCGGGCTCGACGACTACACCCGCCGTCTGCACTTCCACGTCGAGCATGTCGCTCAAGAAGTTGCGTTTGAGATGCCGAACCTCGATGCGGAAATGAACTTCATCACCTCGCAAGAAGCGGGCAACTTCATCGCTTGGTGCGGAACGGCCGACATCAAGGGCCCGGTCAACGCCTGTGCCAACGGCACGATTGCCATGCGCGACCTGCTCGCCCTGATCGAAGAGACCACCGGCAAAAAAGCACTCGTCCAAGCGGGTGCCGAGGGCTCTCCCTATGGAGTCCCGACCACGTGGGCGATGAACACCGCCAAAGCGCAAAACGCCGGCTACACCTTCACCAACTTGAACGACTGGCTCCCGCAACTCGTGCGCGACCTCGCCGCCGGGAAGTAA